A single Pan paniscus chromosome 21, NHGRI_mPanPan1-v2.0_pri, whole genome shotgun sequence DNA region contains:
- the SRMS gene encoding tyrosine-protein kinase Srms — protein sequence MEPFLRRRLAFLSFWDKIWPAGGEPDHGTPGSLDPNTDPVPTLPAEPCSPFPQLFLALYDFTARCGGELSVRRGDRLCALEEGGGYIFARRLSGQPSAGLVPITHVAKASPETLSDQPWYFSGVSRTQAQQLLLSPPNEPGDFLIRPSESSLGGYSLSVRAQAKVCHYRVSMAADGSLYLQKGRLFPGLEELLTYYKANWKLIQNPLLQPCMPQKAPRQDVWERPHSEFALGRKLGEGYFGEVWEGLWLGSLPVAIKVIKSANMKLTDLAKEIQTLKGLRHERLIRLHAVCSGGEPVYIVTELMRKGNLQAFLGSPEGRALRLPPLLGFACQVAEGMSYLEEQRVVHRDLAARNVLVDDGLACKVADFSLARLLKDDIYSPSSSSKIPVKWTAPEAANYRVFSQKSDVWSFGVLLYEVFTYGQCPYEGMTNHETLQQIMRGYRLPRPAACPAEVYVLMLECWRSSPEERPSFATLREKLHAIHRCHPRVLT from the exons ATGGAGCCGTTCCTCAGGAGGCGGCTGGCCTTCCTGTCCTTCTGGGACAAGATCTGGCCGGCGGGCGGCGAGCCGGACCATGGCACCCCTGGGTCCCTGGACCCCAACACTGACCCAGTGCCCACGCTCCCCGCCGAGCCTTGCAGCCCCTTCCCTCAGCTCTTCCTTGCGCTCTATGACTTCACGGCGCGGTGTGGCGGGGAGCTGAGTGTCCGCCGCGGGGACAGGCTCTGTGCCCTCGAAGAGGGGGGCGGCTACATCTTCGCACGCAGGCTTTCGGGCCAGCCCAGCGCCGGGCTCGTGCCCATCACCCACGTGGCCAAGGCTTCTCCTGAGACGCTCTCAGACCAACC CTGGTACTTTAGCGGGGTCAGTCGGACCCAGGCACAGCAGCTGCTCCTCTCCCCACCCAACGAACCAGGGGACTTCCTCATCCGGCCCAGCGAGAGCAGCCTCGGGGGCTACTCACTATCAG TCCGGGCCCAGGCCAAGGTCTGCCACTACCGGGTCTCCATGGCAGCTGATGGCAGCCTCTACCTGCAGAAGGGACGGCTCTTTCCCGGCCTGGAGGAGCTACTCACCTACTACAAGGCCAACTGGAAGCTGATCCAGAACCCCCTGCTGCAGCCCTGCATGCCCCAG AAGGCCCCGCGGCAGGATGTGTGGGAGCGGCCACACTCCGAATTCGCCCTTGGGAGGAAGCTGGGTGAAGGCTACTTTGGGGAGGTGTGGGAAGGCCTGTGGCTGGGCTCCCTGCCCGTGGCGATCAAGGTCATCAAGTCAG CCAACATGAAGCTCACTGACCTCGCCAAGGAGATCCAGACGCTGAAGGGCCTGCGGCACGAGCGGCTCATCCGGCTGCACGCAGTGTGCTCGGGCGGGGAGCCTGTATACATCGTCACGGAACTCATGCGCAAGGGGAACCTGCAGGCCTTCCTGGGCA GCCCCGAGGGCCGGGCCCTGcgtctgccaccactcctgggctTTGCCTGCCAGGTGGCTGAGGGCATGAGCTACCTGGAGGAGCAGCGCGTTGTGCATCGGGACTTGGCCGCCAGGAACGTGCTCGTGGACGACGGCCTGGCCTGCAAGGTGGCTGACTTCAGCCTGGCCCGGCTGCTCAAG GACGACATCTACTCCCCGAGCAGCAGCTCCAAGATCCCGGTCAAGTGGACAGCGCCTGAGGCGGCCAATTATCGTGTCTTCTCCCAGAAGTCAGACGTCTGGTCCTTCGGTGTCCTGCTGTACGAGGTTTTCACCTATGGCCAGTGTCCCTATGAAG GGATGACCAACCACGAGACGCTGCAGCAGATCATGCGAGGGTACCGGCTGCCGCGCCCGGCTGCCTGCCCGGCGGAGGTCTACGtgctcatgctggagtgctgGAGGAGCAGCCCCGAGGAACGGCCCTCCTTCGCCACGCTGCGGGAGAAGCTGCACGCCATCCACAGATGCCACCCCCGAGTCCTCACGTGA